A single window of Candidatus Zymogenaceae bacterium DNA harbors:
- a CDS encoding DUF11 domain-containing protein: MTVNEAVVTIDKDDGTGGITVEAGDLITYTILLENTGGWTAYDVEVTDLIPAGLTYVTGSITTTSGTADAGGAPNLSWSIPSIAVGPANAVVLSYQVTVDGTVQPNEILWNDARVEWTSISGTPSPNEERNGTDGLHNSGVLNDYSNEDADDLVVDTAASITKTLTNPVGGSVTILSVVTYEIEMELPDATIPSLTITDHMGQWIDYLATTSVTMGGVAVTPVFNRTGQDLTWEFTNLDASGGGTLNIIFTAEVMDIDANDDLDTIPNSAEYYYEGYGAYTQTGGPVSATDLTIHVPALTITKTIASIIGVDGTDRTALAVVEPGDRVTYDITVNNVGSGTAYDVTVTDSILAEFTYVVGSATSGGGITVSGPNPLIWTIASIPGYGSETVSFEVDVTSSVVEGSVYTNYAITTGEDELGNTIPADNTDHVPADTFVIGTGGVPEDSAEVDVTARTPILSLDKEVISVNGIAYPGLLTVQPGDYIVYRVTVNNTGTGTAYDVDISDTLPTGLGYGDHLATVPPPTLPSGTYTDASWTGGYAGTHDGTGAPNQPSPVTGTITWDGSAINNTGHPIVTGIILTGGASYVLDYVVYVNSGIIQGLPVDNLAESECIDGAGTTVPSNTDTTTLFTREPFLVTEKEVTAIDGDPTNTTVAVVGSIVEYTVTIENVGDGDAVNVNIYDTMPLGFEYVPGSATIGDPTAIILDELQWLNNYTILSGDVFTFTFELEVTARTSGGDQINTMWVEGEDNAATPIVKDGSAITPLDTDDDDLDTAPVYVDIPTLPLVLTKTATPRSVAHGGVVRYTVTFSNNRKIEFYNVTITDVLPSGFTYLPGTSILDGATIGDPSGAGTTTLTWNIGTVAPETTVVLEYHALASHAASSGANVNNVTLNMVDGAGRKYKLTANATVSIKRGVAFPLASMIMPALPSTGTTPGDTEGWGERPGERREGEEEEESERLYKCCLDVRKIAIRSQDFGDSLPGYPEIYYQTDIAMYAATELFIIEDYLSKRLALNGIDPDGEYLMTGLYNRVVEKLGEYAQYNLGNVTMQSELGIPMRFSPVMRETIRENGVSPETAAKMLLSDMARAAGLDEVPKIEPIFLEYFGSYPYLEDKIVSGELAWSEGLMDKNIMPAALGMTLLRTSHQLPEFLESADPMNRFFGRLMLMLSLEKLEVMSSEMMVTAEFSPPVKYLPHYSQIEMNEADGTLDWTVVDETSSLYDHASMLWGLSKFRSVLLHSSDPDVRASLDVVTERLGEVYTAFESVHYDEETGEYKSLHAPGGGDDERMVTALDLGYTVLAMRSIYNDNRDLRMNSHEPMRRIVDICDFMIENMISKLDGGVYTSYDYAEGAPDTGTKRTLVDNSLAIRAFLSAYVITGDEKYRKAALDVYDFMVENIWVEEHEIFADEERWDYDVVMTPQNIGATMGALRELTLYGDDREIIDYLDRMSLLTERILDQSQLQLYENRFFPWHSPVTLIPEDPNGRSYIKPIITPIRDRSITRDLAPILVRKMVLNLTPGGAMATGNEDKIYDFAKWKSDLRYEVPDLIASSIVDDTFETDTGMYFSSLIHDYRDNLNDELPTYNPYIADPEIQTYGAYLSDEVSRFNIKNLTINSRMGIELVESSLVADLADDRRMNSDDYLEAFLNARVPQMDDEYESTFLAPIFGKIKGLTGAGVEDRFGHVIYLEYASGKPFYTDDIAGGWDEDTFDESLRISSIAQTMIRQIMLIEDYENRDDLFSGDIFVRDIMVLTAAAKRRFLSDLAAHTEENGINHIPHTFDMVWDDDLDRYLPHTIDSESDLFDHVSLIWAMALWIDSRDKGLFDRYDAYLDDREADEEFLNECIDDLLENHYSEAHGTLVTGSVDTIEVSRALDILTRAAALLPDGETKERLTTLIEHQAEYIINNILTDEGTVPLVEFGGEVPYETQCLMERLGTHVFPMLAVLEAYEVTGNERFLNEVMPAFLRFDKDKWVQELGLYLSTGTVYKQDDWSKVELEYTNTELISTILLISALQPYMEGEDKILAAFHMTTFMNRLLEISSLERYPGNDESHMEIFSPQIIRKVKIVLEESEGSGEPGAVFTFLIAVDTACDFDTDIDHGLSRVRIEDTIPEGFHYVAGSTTINGRPSPDPVGTKTLNWYTPSIGNDSVLIIRYQLIADPDSPPGYYVNDLDVISFWEYQGELYPCDEMGIEETIRLFDDMWIDAEEECIPCRYGEMTLPQ, from the coding sequence GTGACGGTGAACGAGGCGGTGGTCACGATAGACAAGGACGACGGCACCGGCGGAATAACGGTGGAGGCGGGGGATCTGATCACGTATACGATCCTTCTTGAGAATACCGGTGGCTGGACGGCGTACGACGTTGAGGTGACGGACCTGATTCCGGCGGGGCTCACATATGTTACGGGATCGATTACCACCACCTCGGGAACCGCTGATGCCGGCGGTGCTCCGAACCTCTCGTGGAGTATCCCGAGTATCGCGGTGGGACCCGCCAATGCGGTTGTGTTGTCCTACCAGGTGACGGTGGACGGGACGGTGCAGCCGAATGAGATCCTCTGGAACGACGCCCGGGTTGAGTGGACGAGCATCTCCGGGACGCCGTCTCCGAACGAGGAGCGAAACGGCACCGACGGCCTGCACAACAGCGGTGTGCTGAACGATTACAGCAACGAGGATGCGGATGACCTGGTGGTGGATACCGCGGCGAGCATCACGAAGACGCTGACGAATCCTGTAGGCGGCAGCGTGACCATACTTTCCGTGGTGACCTATGAAATCGAGATGGAGCTCCCGGATGCCACCATCCCGAGCCTGACGATCACCGATCACATGGGTCAGTGGATAGATTATCTCGCCACGACATCGGTGACCATGGGAGGCGTCGCCGTTACCCCCGTATTCAACCGCACCGGCCAGGATCTGACCTGGGAGTTTACGAACCTTGACGCCTCAGGCGGCGGAACGCTGAATATCATCTTCACCGCCGAGGTAATGGATATAGACGCAAACGACGATCTTGACACCATCCCCAACAGCGCAGAATATTACTATGAGGGATATGGCGCCTACACCCAGACCGGAGGTCCGGTGTCCGCAACGGATCTGACAATCCACGTGCCCGCGCTGACGATCACCAAGACCATCGCAAGCATCATCGGCGTGGACGGCACCGACCGGACCGCCCTGGCCGTGGTCGAGCCGGGGGACCGGGTGACATACGACATCACCGTCAACAACGTCGGCAGCGGCACCGCCTACGATGTGACAGTGACCGACAGCATCCTGGCGGAGTTCACCTATGTTGTGGGATCGGCGACGTCCGGCGGCGGCATCACGGTGTCCGGGCCGAATCCCTTGATATGGACGATAGCAAGCATCCCGGGGTACGGCTCGGAGACGGTGAGCTTTGAGGTGGATGTCACGAGCAGCGTCGTCGAGGGGAGCGTCTACACGAACTATGCGATTACGACCGGTGAAGACGAGCTGGGCAACACCATACCCGCGGACAACACCGATCACGTGCCCGCGGACACCTTCGTCATCGGCACAGGCGGCGTGCCCGAAGACAGCGCAGAAGTGGATGTTACCGCACGAACGCCGATCCTGAGCCTCGATAAGGAAGTCATATCGGTCAACGGCATCGCATATCCGGGTCTTTTAACGGTACAGCCGGGCGATTACATCGTCTACCGGGTGACCGTCAACAACACCGGCACCGGCACCGCCTACGACGTGGATATTTCCGATACGCTGCCCACGGGGTTGGGATACGGCGATCACCTTGCCACGGTTCCGCCGCCAACGCTCCCGTCCGGCACATATACAGACGCCTCGTGGACCGGGGGATATGCGGGAACCCATGACGGGACCGGAGCGCCGAACCAGCCGTCACCGGTAACCGGGACCATCACCTGGGACGGCTCGGCGATAAACAATACCGGACACCCCATCGTCACCGGCATTATCCTCACGGGAGGCGCCAGCTACGTGCTGGATTACGTGGTGTATGTCAATTCCGGCATCATTCAGGGCCTGCCGGTGGATAACCTGGCGGAGTCAGAATGTATCGACGGGGCGGGTACCACCGTGCCGTCCAATACCGATACCACCACACTCTTTACTCGGGAGCCCTTCCTGGTGACGGAGAAAGAGGTGACGGCCATCGACGGCGACCCGACAAACACCACCGTGGCCGTGGTGGGAAGCATCGTTGAATATACCGTCACCATCGAAAACGTCGGTGACGGCGACGCCGTGAATGTGAACATCTACGACACCATGCCCCTGGGCTTCGAATACGTGCCGGGAAGCGCCACCATCGGTGATCCCACAGCCATTATACTCGACGAGCTGCAGTGGCTGAACAACTACACGATTCTTTCGGGAGACGTTTTTACCTTCACCTTTGAACTGGAGGTGACCGCACGGACGTCCGGAGGCGATCAGATAAACACCATGTGGGTGGAGGGTGAGGACAACGCGGCGACGCCTATCGTCAAAGACGGATCGGCCATTACGCCGCTGGATACCGACGACGATGATCTGGACACCGCCCCCGTGTATGTAGATATCCCGACGCTGCCGCTGGTGCTGACGAAGACGGCGACGCCCAGGTCGGTAGCCCACGGCGGCGTGGTCAGGTATACCGTTACCTTTTCAAACAATAGAAAAATCGAGTTCTACAACGTTACCATCACCGATGTCCTGCCGTCGGGATTTACCTATCTGCCGGGTACAAGCATATTGGACGGCGCGACGATCGGCGATCCTTCCGGCGCCGGCACTACAACGCTGACCTGGAACATAGGCACCGTGGCGCCGGAGACGACGGTCGTTTTGGAATATCACGCCCTGGCGTCCCACGCCGCCTCATCGGGTGCGAATGTCAACAACGTAACCCTCAATATGGTTGACGGCGCGGGAAGAAAGTACAAACTCACAGCAAACGCCACCGTTTCGATAAAGAGGGGTGTGGCGTTTCCGCTGGCAAGCATGATCATGCCGGCGCTGCCTTCCACAGGCACCACACCTGGTGACACGGAGGGGTGGGGAGAGCGCCCCGGCGAGCGACGTGAAGGGGAGGAAGAGGAGGAGTCTGAACGGCTGTATAAGTGCTGCCTGGATGTCAGGAAGATCGCCATTCGATCGCAGGATTTCGGAGATTCGCTGCCCGGATATCCAGAGATCTATTACCAGACGGATATCGCCATGTACGCCGCGACTGAGCTCTTTATCATTGAGGATTACCTGTCGAAACGGCTGGCGCTCAACGGCATCGATCCGGATGGGGAATACCTGATGACCGGGCTTTATAACCGCGTGGTGGAAAAGCTCGGCGAGTATGCACAGTATAACCTCGGCAATGTCACCATGCAGTCTGAGCTGGGCATCCCGATGCGGTTCTCGCCGGTCATGCGGGAGACCATCCGGGAAAACGGCGTCAGCCCCGAGACGGCGGCGAAGATGTTGCTTTCCGATATGGCAAGGGCGGCGGGACTGGACGAGGTGCCGAAGATCGAGCCGATCTTCCTTGAATATTTCGGTTCCTATCCATACCTGGAAGACAAGATCGTTTCCGGCGAGCTGGCATGGAGCGAGGGATTGATGGATAAGAACATCATGCCCGCGGCGCTGGGGATGACGCTTTTGCGTACGTCCCACCAGTTGCCCGAATTCCTTGAAAGCGCCGATCCCATGAATCGCTTCTTCGGCAGGCTCATGTTGATGCTGTCTTTGGAGAAGCTGGAGGTGATGTCTTCGGAGATGATGGTGACGGCGGAATTTTCGCCGCCGGTGAAATATCTTCCCCATTACAGCCAAATCGAGATGAACGAGGCCGACGGTACCCTGGACTGGACAGTGGTGGATGAAACAAGCAGCCTGTATGATCATGCGTCGATGCTATGGGGTCTGTCGAAATTCAGGAGCGTGCTGCTCCACTCGAGCGATCCGGATGTGCGGGCGTCCCTGGATGTCGTCACCGAACGCCTGGGTGAGGTGTATACCGCTTTTGAGTCGGTCCATTACGATGAAGAAACCGGCGAATACAAGAGCCTGCATGCCCCCGGCGGCGGTGATGACGAGCGGATGGTAACCGCCCTCGACCTCGGATACACGGTGCTGGCCATGAGATCCATCTACAACGACAACAGGGATCTCAGGATGAACAGCCACGAGCCGATGCGCAGGATCGTGGATATCTGCGACTTTATGATAGAGAACATGATCTCAAAGCTGGACGGCGGTGTCTATACCTCATACGACTATGCAGAGGGCGCCCCGGATACCGGAACGAAGCGCACTCTGGTGGACAATTCCTTGGCGATCCGCGCATTCCTGAGCGCATATGTCATTACCGGGGACGAGAAATATCGTAAAGCCGCCCTGGACGTCTATGACTTCATGGTGGAAAACATCTGGGTGGAGGAGCATGAGATATTCGCCGACGAAGAGCGGTGGGACTACGACGTGGTGATGACGCCGCAGAATATCGGCGCCACCATGGGGGCCCTCAGGGAACTGACCCTCTACGGTGACGATCGGGAGATCATCGATTATCTGGATCGCATGTCCTTGTTGACCGAGCGTATTCTCGATCAGTCACAGCTCCAGCTCTATGAGAATCGGTTCTTCCCGTGGCATTCACCGGTTACTCTCATACCGGAAGATCCCAACGGCCGCTCGTACATCAAACCGATTATCACGCCGATTCGGGATCGGAGCATTACCCGTGATCTGGCCCCGATCCTGGTGCGGAAGATGGTGCTGAACCTGACTCCCGGAGGCGCGATGGCGACCGGCAATGAGGATAAGATATATGATTTTGCCAAGTGGAAGTCGGACCTCAGATATGAGGTGCCGGACCTGATCGCAAGCAGTATTGTGGACGATACCTTCGAGACCGATACCGGCATGTATTTCTCATCGCTCATTCACGACTATCGGGATAACCTGAACGACGAACTGCCGACATACAATCCCTATATCGCCGATCCGGAGATTCAGACGTACGGCGCGTATCTGAGCGACGAGGTGTCGCGCTTCAATATAAAGAATCTGACCATTAACTCGCGAATGGGTATTGAGTTGGTTGAGTCCTCGCTGGTCGCGGACCTTGCGGACGACCGGAGAATGAATTCGGACGATTACCTGGAGGCGTTCCTGAACGCACGGGTGCCTCAGATGGATGACGAATATGAATCCACCTTCCTGGCCCCGATTTTCGGTAAGATTAAGGGATTGACGGGAGCGGGCGTTGAGGATCGATTCGGACATGTCATTTATCTGGAATATGCATCGGGAAAACCCTTCTACACCGACGACATCGCCGGCGGGTGGGATGAAGACACCTTTGATGAAAGTCTCAGGATTTCCTCCATCGCCCAGACGATGATCAGGCAGATCATGCTCATCGAGGATTACGAGAACAGGGATGATCTCTTCAGTGGGGATATATTCGTCAGAGACATCATGGTGCTCACCGCGGCGGCCAAGAGGAGGTTCTTATCGGATCTTGCGGCGCATACCGAGGAGAATGGAATCAATCACATTCCACATACCTTCGACATGGTGTGGGATGACGATCTGGATCGTTATCTGCCTCATACAATCGATTCGGAAAGCGACCTGTTTGATCATGTATCTCTGATATGGGCCATGGCGCTGTGGATCGATTCCAGGGACAAGGGACTGTTCGACCGCTATGACGCATATCTCGATGACAGGGAGGCGGACGAGGAATTTCTCAATGAGTGCATAGACGATCTGCTTGAGAATCATTACAGCGAGGCACACGGAACCCTGGTGACCGGAAGCGTCGACACCATAGAGGTGAGCAGGGCGCTGGATATCCTGACGCGGGCGGCGGCACTCCTGCCGGACGGTGAAACGAAGGAACGCCTGACAACCCTGATCGAGCATCAGGCCGAATACATCATCAATAACATCCTGACGGACGAGGGAACCGTGCCCTTGGTGGAATTCGGAGGAGAGGTGCCCTACGAAACCCAGTGTCTGATGGAGCGTCTCGGCACCCATGTCTTCCCGATGCTGGCGGTGCTGGAGGCGTACGAAGTGACCGGGAACGAGCGATTTCTGAATGAAGTGATGCCTGCGTTTCTCCGATTCGATAAGGATAAATGGGTCCAGGAGTTGGGGCTCTATCTCTCCACGGGAACGGTCTACAAACAGGACGACTGGTCAAAGGTGGAGCTTGAATACACGAACACCGAGCTGATATCAACGATCCTTCTCATATCGGCGCTCCAGCCCTATATGGAAGGTGAGGATAAGATCCTGGCGGCGTTCCACATGACGACGTTCATGAATCGCCTCTTGGAGATTTCCAGCCTCGAACGATACCCGGGCAATGATGAATCACATATGGAGATATTCAGCCCGCAGATTATCAGAAAAGTCAAGATTGTTCTCGAAGAGTCTGAAGGCAGCGGCGAGCCGGGAGCTGTTTTTACCTTCCTCATCGCGGTCGATACCGCGTGCGATTTCGATACCGATATCGATCACGGGCTGTCCCGCGTTCGGATAGAGGATACGATTCCGGAAGGATTCCACTATGTGGCGGGAAGCACCACCATAAACGGGAGGCCGTCTCCGGATCCGGTGGGAACGAAGACCCTGAATTGGTATACGCCGTCCATCGGCAATGACAGCGTCCTGATCATCAGGTATCAGCTCATCGCGGACCCGGACAGCCCCCCCGGATACTACGTGAACGACTTGGATGTGATCTCGTTCTGGGAGTACCAGGGAGAGCTCTATCCCTGCGACGAAATGGGGATAGAGGAGACGATACGGCTTTTCGACGATATGTGGATTGATGCCGAAGAGGAGTGTATTCCCTGTCGATATGGTGAAATGACCCTACCGCAATAG